The following are encoded together in the Roseobacter denitrificans OCh 114 genome:
- a CDS encoding TIM barrel protein — protein sequence MTIKIGNAPCSWGVEFADDPRNPAWRDVLRENAEAGYKGIELGPVGYVPEDPAILADALAEYDLSLIGGVVFRPFHDPAAWDDVLDAAVRTCKALKAHGAEHLVLIDSTSPRRAGTAGRANDAEQMDKAEWSAFRDRIAAVARIGAEDYGLTVGMHAHAAGFLDFEPELERLMNEIDENTLKICFDTGHHSYAGFDPVAFMEKHIGRISYMHFKDIDPVVKADVIAKSTGFYDACGQGIFCNLGDGDVDFPRVREILLESGFDGWCTVEQDCDPTLPDTDSLRDAKLNRAYLETIGFS from the coding sequence ATGACCATCAAAATAGGCAATGCCCCCTGTTCATGGGGTGTGGAGTTTGCGGACGACCCGCGCAACCCCGCGTGGCGCGATGTTCTGCGTGAGAACGCCGAAGCCGGATACAAGGGCATCGAACTTGGTCCTGTGGGCTATGTCCCGGAGGACCCGGCGATACTGGCAGACGCTTTGGCGGAGTATGATCTGAGCCTGATCGGTGGCGTGGTGTTCCGCCCCTTTCATGACCCGGCGGCCTGGGATGATGTGCTGGATGCCGCGGTGCGCACCTGCAAAGCGCTCAAGGCGCATGGGGCGGAGCATCTGGTTCTGATCGATTCCACCTCGCCGCGACGGGCTGGCACTGCGGGCCGCGCGAATGATGCCGAACAGATGGACAAGGCGGAATGGAGCGCGTTTCGGGATCGCATCGCCGCCGTCGCGCGCATCGGTGCCGAAGACTACGGGCTGACCGTCGGCATGCATGCGCACGCAGCAGGCTTTCTCGATTTTGAACCCGAACTTGAGCGGCTCATGAACGAGATCGACGAGAACACGCTCAAGATATGTTTTGATACCGGCCACCATTCCTACGCGGGCTTTGACCCCGTCGCCTTTATGGAAAAACACATCGGCCGCATCAGCTACATGCATTTCAAGGACATCGATCCGGTTGTAAAAGCGGATGTCATCGCCAAGAGCACCGGGTTTTATGACGCCTGCGGGCAGGGTATCTTTTGCAACCTTGGGGACGGGGATGTGGATTTCCCAAGGGTGCGCGAAATCCTGCTGGAGAGCGGGTTTGACGGCTGGTGCACCGTCGAACAGGATTGCGACCCGACCTTGCCCGATACGGATTCGCTGCGGGATGCCAAGCTGAACCGGGCCTATCTCGAAACCATCGGTTTTAGCTGA
- a CDS encoding Gfo/Idh/MocA family protein, translating into MTRLNWGMIGGGEGSQIGPAHRLGAQADGNFVLAAGALDVDAEKGKAYAQSLGVSAQRSYANWQDMLEGEKNHPDRLDLITVATPNSTHFEITKAFLEAGFNVLCEKPMTMTVDQGEEIVRVAKASGKICAVNYCYSAYPMVRQMRQMVAAGEIGKVRLIVTNFSHGHHGDATDADNPRVRWRYDPAMAGVSGQFADCGIHALHMASFIAGDEVRSLSADFASTIDSRVLEDDAMVNFRMEGGTVGRLWSSSVAIGRQHGFDIQVFGETGGMRWASEQPNQVFYTPVGGRTQIMEKGEAGLSDEAARLSRVAIAHPEGFPLAVANIYVDLAAAIRGQRRDSLPTAEDGLRSMAAVYAAVDSAVQDGKWVDARPPSLR; encoded by the coding sequence ATGACACGATTGAACTGGGGTATGATCGGCGGCGGCGAAGGCAGCCAGATTGGCCCCGCGCACCGTCTCGGCGCGCAGGCTGATGGCAATTTCGTTCTGGCGGCGGGCGCGCTGGACGTGGACGCGGAAAAAGGCAAAGCCTATGCGCAAAGCCTTGGCGTGTCGGCGCAGCGTTCCTATGCCAATTGGCAGGACATGCTGGAGGGGGAAAAGAACCACCCGGATCGGCTGGACCTGATCACCGTGGCCACGCCAAATTCCACACATTTTGAGATCACAAAGGCCTTTCTTGAGGCCGGGTTCAACGTGCTGTGCGAAAAGCCCATGACCATGACCGTAGATCAGGGCGAAGAGATCGTCCGCGTGGCGAAAGCATCCGGCAAGATCTGCGCGGTCAATTACTGCTATTCAGCCTACCCGATGGTGCGCCAGATGCGGCAGATGGTGGCCGCTGGTGAGATCGGCAAGGTGCGGCTGATCGTGACCAACTTCAGCCATGGGCACCACGGCGATGCGACGGATGCGGATAACCCGCGCGTGCGCTGGCGGTATGATCCGGCGATGGCGGGCGTGTCGGGGCAATTTGCGGATTGCGGCATTCACGCGCTGCATATGGCCAGCTTCATTGCCGGGGATGAGGTGCGCAGCCTGTCGGCGGATTTCGCTTCGACCATCGACAGCCGGGTTCTTGAGGACGATGCGATGGTGAATTTTCGCATGGAAGGCGGCACGGTCGGGCGGCTGTGGTCATCTTCGGTCGCCATTGGTCGCCAGCACGGGTTTGACATTCAGGTCTTTGGCGAAACCGGGGGCATGCGGTGGGCGTCCGAACAGCCGAACCAGGTTTTCTACACCCCCGTTGGCGGGCGCACGCAGATCATGGAAAAAGGCGAAGCAGGTCTGTCTGACGAAGCCGCGCGCCTGAGCCGTGTCGCCATTGCGCATCCCGAAGGGTTCCCGCTGGCCGTCGCCAATATCTATGTTGATCTGGCCGCCGCAATCCGCGGGCAGCGACGCGACAGCTTGCCCACGGCCGAGGATGGCCTGCGCTCCATGGCGGCGGTTTATGCTGCGGTGGACTCTGCCGTTCAGGATGGCAAATGGGTGGATGCCCGCCCACCAAGCCTGCGATGA
- the leuD gene encoding 3-isopropylmalate dehydratase small subunit, whose protein sequence is MDKFTTLTGIAAPLPLINVDTDMIIPKQFLKTIKRSGLGVNLFDEMRYDDDGNEIPDFVLNQDAYRKAEIIVAGDNFGCGSSREHAPWAIKDFGIRCVIAPSFADIFYNNCFKNGILPIALPQEQVDVLMKDAEKGANARMTVDLETQTVTTSDGEVFSFDLDPFKKRCLMEGLDDIGLTMEKISAIDSFEQSAAQARPWV, encoded by the coding sequence ATGGACAAGTTCACAACACTCACCGGAATCGCGGCACCGCTGCCGCTCATCAACGTCGACACGGACATGATCATCCCAAAGCAGTTTCTCAAAACCATCAAACGCTCGGGGCTTGGTGTCAATCTGTTCGACGAAATGCGCTATGATGACGACGGCAACGAGATCCCCGATTTCGTCCTGAACCAAGATGCGTACCGGAAGGCAGAGATCATCGTCGCCGGGGATAACTTCGGCTGCGGGTCCAGCCGCGAACATGCGCCTTGGGCGATCAAGGATTTTGGCATCCGCTGCGTGATTGCCCCGTCTTTTGCGGATATCTTCTATAACAACTGCTTTAAAAACGGCATCCTGCCCATTGCCCTGCCGCAAGAGCAGGTCGATGTTCTGATGAAGGATGCCGAAAAAGGTGCGAATGCGCGGATGACCGTGGACCTTGAGACGCAGACCGTCACCACGTCTGACGGTGAGGTGTTCAGCTTTGATCTGGACCCGTTCAAAAAGCGCTGCCTGATGGAAGGTCTCGACGATATCGGTCTGACGATGGAAAAGATCAGCGCGATCGACAGTTTTGAGCAAAGCGCGGCACAAGCCCGCCCTTGGGTCTGA
- the leuB gene encoding 3-isopropylmalate dehydrogenase: MANPSLLILPGDGIGPEVMEQVKRVIAWFGDKRDLAFDVSEDLVGGAAYDAHGTPLHDETMARALQVDAVLLGAVGGPKYDDLDFSVKPERGLLRLRKEMDLFSNLRPAQCFDALADFSSLKKDVVAGLDIMIVRELTSGVYFGEPRGIFEEGNERVGVNTQRYTESEIDRVARSAFELARRRNNKVCSMEKANVMESGILWREVVQKVHDEDYPDVELSHMYADNGAMQLVRAPKQFDVILTDNLFGDILSDCAAMLTGSLGMLPSASLGAPAANGRPKALYEPVHGSAPDITGQGKANPIACILSFAMALRYSFDQGDEAARLEAAIETVLANGARTADLMGEEGGTPISTTEMGDAILKALDASL, encoded by the coding sequence ATGGCCAACCCTTCCCTTTTAATTCTTCCGGGTGACGGAATCGGCCCCGAAGTGATGGAGCAGGTCAAGCGCGTGATCGCATGGTTCGGCGACAAGCGCGACCTTGCGTTTGACGTCAGTGAAGACCTCGTAGGCGGTGCTGCCTATGACGCACATGGCACACCGCTGCATGACGAAACGATGGCGCGCGCGCTGCAGGTTGATGCGGTTTTGCTGGGTGCGGTTGGCGGACCTAAATACGACGATCTCGACTTCAGCGTGAAACCCGAACGCGGCTTGCTGCGCCTGCGCAAGGAAATGGACCTGTTTTCCAATCTGCGGCCTGCACAGTGTTTTGATGCGCTGGCGGATTTTTCATCCCTCAAGAAAGACGTCGTTGCGGGACTCGACATCATGATCGTGCGCGAATTGACGTCGGGTGTGTATTTCGGTGAGCCGCGCGGCATTTTTGAAGAGGGGAATGAGCGCGTCGGCGTCAACACACAGCGCTATACGGAATCCGAGATTGACCGCGTCGCACGCTCCGCATTCGAACTGGCGCGCCGTCGGAACAACAAAGTGTGCTCGATGGAAAAAGCCAATGTCATGGAAAGCGGCATCCTCTGGCGTGAGGTTGTGCAGAAAGTCCATGACGAGGATTACCCCGATGTTGAACTGAGCCATATGTACGCCGACAACGGCGCCATGCAGCTGGTGCGCGCGCCCAAGCAGTTCGATGTGATCCTCACGGACAACCTGTTTGGCGATATTCTGTCCGATTGCGCCGCGATGCTGACCGGCTCATTGGGCATGTTGCCATCGGCGAGCCTTGGCGCGCCGGCGGCGAATGGTCGGCCCAAGGCGCTTTATGAGCCGGTGCATGGGTCAGCACCCGATATCACCGGGCAGGGAAAGGCCAACCCGATTGCCTGCATCCTGAGCTTTGCGATGGCGCTGCGCTATTCCTTTGATCAGGGCGATGAGGCCGCACGGCTTGAAGCTGCCATCGAGACGGTGCTTGCCAATGGCGCGCGCACCGCAGACCTGATGGGCGAAGAAGGCGGCACACCAATCAGCACCACCGAAATGGGTGATGCGATCCTGAAGGCGCTGGACGCGAGCCTCTAA
- a CDS encoding Crp/Fnr family transcriptional regulator produces MDHFANLHWIEAVGWLASILTVASYSVATMLPLRLLAIASSVCFAAYAFTLQLWPLLAMELILLPINIYRLWQVLALRGKLSRATVSTESDFSIIKAYGKRKTIKAGEVVFQRGDPVDQLYFIAKGRVSIEEMQVDLCAGDIFGEIAFFTNTATRIATARCTEDTQVYSIDEKHFMRLQFEDPSFGIAVMRIITHRLIENVGKTVEPAPGA; encoded by the coding sequence ATGGATCATTTTGCAAACCTTCACTGGATTGAAGCGGTTGGCTGGCTGGCGTCCATCCTGACGGTCGCGTCCTATTCGGTGGCCACGATGCTGCCGCTTCGACTGCTGGCGATCGCGTCATCTGTCTGTTTCGCGGCCTATGCCTTTACCCTGCAGCTTTGGCCGCTGCTGGCGATGGAGCTGATATTGCTGCCCATCAACATCTACCGACTTTGGCAGGTTCTTGCGTTGCGTGGAAAACTGAGCCGCGCAACTGTGTCCACAGAATCGGATTTTTCCATCATCAAGGCCTATGGAAAGCGGAAGACGATCAAGGCCGGTGAGGTGGTTTTCCAGCGCGGTGATCCGGTGGATCAACTGTACTTCATCGCCAAAGGCCGGGTTTCCATCGAAGAGATGCAGGTCGATTTATGTGCTGGCGATATTTTTGGCGAAATCGCCTTCTTCACCAATACCGCCACGCGCATCGCGACGGCACGCTGCACCGAGGACACGCAGGTCTACAGCATTGATGAAAAGCATTTCATGCGTCTGCAATTCGAAGACCCCAGCTTTGGAATCGCAGTGATGCGGATCATCACGCACCGCCTGATCGAGAATGTCGGCAAGACCGTGGAACCCGCACCGGGGGCGTGA
- a CDS encoding Gfo/Idh/MocA family protein, translating into MAEIGIGIIGGGYMGKAHAVAFSAVGAVFDTTLRPRLEMVAASTESSAASYAKSYGFARSTGDWRVLVADADVQAIVIASPPETHLEITRAAAALGKPVFCEKPLGRSVEDGKEMVQAVEAARAVNMIGFNYIRTPASQYARALIAEGEIGDITWFRGEHTEDFYADPDAPATWRAQGDSNGCMGDLAPHMINAALALIGPIGSVMAEIETVHKTRGGAPVTNDDQGQIMCRFTNGAMGHLFFSRTATGRKMGYIYEVTGTRGAIRFDQEDQNALWLYKAEGPEAQRGFRKILTGPAHPDYEPFCQGPGHGTGYQDQIIIEARDFLAAIEAGKSRWPTFRDGLEVSNIVEAARRSHAARAWQDVNHG; encoded by the coding sequence ATGGCCGAGATCGGAATAGGCATTATCGGCGGTGGCTATATGGGCAAAGCGCATGCGGTGGCTTTCAGCGCCGTCGGGGCAGTGTTTGACACAACCCTACGTCCCCGTCTGGAAATGGTCGCGGCCTCAACCGAATCTTCCGCTGCAAGTTATGCAAAATCATATGGTTTTGCGCGCAGCACGGGGGACTGGCGCGTGTTGGTGGCGGATGCGGATGTGCAAGCCATCGTGATCGCATCCCCGCCCGAAACACACCTTGAAATAACGCGGGCTGCGGCGGCTTTGGGCAAACCGGTATTTTGTGAAAAACCGCTCGGTCGCTCCGTCGAAGACGGCAAGGAAATGGTGCAAGCCGTTGAGGCGGCACGCGCGGTGAATATGATCGGGTTCAACTATATCCGCACGCCAGCGTCGCAATATGCGCGCGCGCTGATCGCCGAAGGCGAAATTGGCGACATCACATGGTTTCGGGGCGAACATACAGAGGATTTCTACGCCGATCCTGATGCGCCAGCGACATGGCGCGCACAAGGGGATTCCAATGGCTGCATGGGCGATCTTGCCCCGCATATGATCAACGCGGCCCTTGCGCTGATCGGACCGATTGGGTCGGTAATGGCCGAGATCGAAACGGTGCACAAAACCCGCGGCGGCGCGCCCGTCACGAATGACGATCAGGGCCAGATCATGTGCCGTTTCACGAATGGCGCGATGGGCCATCTTTTTTTCAGCCGCACGGCGACAGGGCGCAAGATGGGCTATATCTACGAGGTCACCGGCACCCGGGGAGCCATCCGCTTTGATCAGGAGGATCAAAATGCGCTGTGGCTCTACAAAGCCGAAGGCCCTGAGGCGCAGCGCGGTTTTCGCAAGATCCTGACTGGCCCCGCGCATCCCGATTACGAACCCTTTTGTCAGGGACCGGGACACGGCACCGGGTATCAGGACCAGATCATCATCGAGGCGCGAGACTTTCTTGCTGCAATCGAAGCGGGCAAATCGCGTTGGCCGACGTTTCGTGACGGGCTTGAGGTTTCCAATATCGTAGAGGCGGCGCGCCGATCTCATGCGGCGCGCGCATGGCAAGATGTCAACCACGGCTAA
- the iolC gene encoding 5-dehydro-2-deoxygluconokinase, which yields MTGISQTELREGIAQKNFVILGRAGMDMFAHPPGVKSEEAEVFHADLGGSSANIAAGLCKLGCAASLVTSVSDDAVGRFCINRMKHYGVGTEYVRSVAGEFRNSLAIYESCIEDFQNVIYRNGAADFQVTTDDMAAVDFSPFGALVTAGTVFAAEPSRSATFAAFETARARKLPVIFDIDYRPYSWPSPEVAADVLSRAGAASDMIVGNDEEFGFMAGDIAKGLEKAQSLAENGVAIVIYKMGEKGAVTFAGGQEIHTGIYPVTAVKPNGAGDSFMAGLLSGIAEGLDLQDAVLRGSACASIVVAKPGCAPAMPTHDQLAAFLAEHPGPTKG from the coding sequence GTGACAGGCATCAGCCAGACCGAGTTGCGCGAGGGTATCGCGCAAAAGAACTTTGTCATTCTGGGGCGCGCAGGCATGGATATGTTTGCCCATCCCCCCGGCGTCAAAAGCGAAGAGGCCGAGGTGTTCCACGCCGACCTCGGTGGCTCATCCGCCAATATCGCGGCGGGCTTGTGTAAACTGGGCTGTGCCGCGTCACTGGTCACATCGGTATCCGATGACGCGGTGGGGCGATTTTGTATAAACAGGATGAAACACTACGGGGTAGGGACAGAATATGTGCGTTCCGTCGCGGGGGAGTTCCGCAATTCGCTGGCGATTTATGAAAGCTGCATCGAGGACTTTCAGAACGTGATCTACCGCAACGGCGCGGCGGACTTTCAGGTCACGACCGACGATATGGCGGCGGTCGATTTCTCGCCCTTCGGGGCCCTCGTCACCGCAGGCACGGTCTTTGCGGCGGAACCTTCACGTTCGGCCACCTTTGCCGCCTTTGAAACCGCGCGCGCCCGCAAGTTGCCCGTGATCTTTGACATCGACTATCGCCCCTATTCCTGGCCCTCCCCCGAGGTTGCCGCGGATGTCTTGTCCCGCGCGGGTGCTGCCAGCGACATGATCGTGGGCAATGACGAAGAATTCGGTTTCATGGCAGGCGACATCGCCAAGGGTCTCGAAAAGGCGCAGTCGCTGGCGGAAAACGGCGTGGCCATCGTGATCTACAAGATGGGCGAAAAGGGGGCTGTGACCTTTGCCGGCGGTCAGGAAATACACACCGGCATTTATCCGGTCACAGCGGTGAAACCCAATGGTGCGGGGGACAGTTTCATGGCCGGGTTGCTCTCCGGCATCGCCGAAGGGTTGGATTTGCAAGACGCCGTGCTGCGCGGATCGGCCTGCGCGTCCATCGTTGTCGCCAAACCCGGCTGCGCGCCCGCCATGCCCACGCACGATCAACTGGCCGCGTTTCTGGCCGAACACCCCGGCCCAACGAAAGGCTAA
- the iolD gene encoding 3D-(3,5/4)-trihydroxycyclohexane-1,2-dione acylhydrolase (decyclizing), which translates to MTDKTIRLTTAQAIIRYLNAQFIEIDGERVRLCGGGFGIFGHGNVTCLGEALFDVKDTLPLYRGQNEQGMGFAAAAYAKYHLRQRFMFCTASAGPGTSNLMTAAALAHTNRLPMLMLCGDTFLTRLPDPVLQQIEHYGNPAYGLNDGFRAVSRYWDRITHPAQVIQSLPAAIATMLDPADCGPAFIALPQDVQGWAYDYPEALFEEKTHRIRRQTPDPDEIADAAALLRAAERPVIIAGGGVQYSRAVAELTAFAEAHDIPVIETIAGRANLHDTHPLNIGPVGVTGSDSANAVAEAADVILSVGSRLQDFTTGSWTAFAKDARIVSLNAARHDAGKHMSLPVVGDAKLGIAALGTALAGYRAPESWTGFAKEERQKWNAYVAENVKPGNRPNSYAQAVGVVNALCDKRDRVVAAAGGLPAEVTANWRTLDIGTVDVEFGFSCMGYEISGGWGARIAQSEKEPDQDTIVFCGDGSYLLMNSDIYSSVLTQKKMILLVLDNGGFAVINKLQNNTGNQSFNNLFEDTPTIPEAFAVDFVAHAASMGAHAMRADNAAELGAAFKAAKAADKTTVIVMNVDAYDGWTTQGHTWWEVGTPEVSDHQSVREKHAEIEASRAKQRRGV; encoded by the coding sequence ATGACGGACAAGACCATTCGCCTGACAACGGCACAGGCGATCATTCGCTATCTGAACGCACAGTTCATTGAGATTGACGGTGAACGCGTCAGGCTTTGCGGCGGGGGTTTTGGCATTTTTGGGCATGGTAATGTGACCTGTCTGGGCGAAGCGCTTTTTGACGTGAAAGACACGCTGCCTCTTTATCGCGGCCAGAATGAGCAGGGCATGGGATTCGCTGCCGCTGCCTATGCGAAATACCACCTGCGTCAGCGGTTCATGTTTTGCACCGCCTCGGCGGGTCCGGGCACGTCAAACCTGATGACTGCCGCCGCGCTGGCCCATACCAACCGCTTGCCGATGCTGATGCTGTGCGGGGATACGTTCCTGACCCGCCTGCCTGATCCGGTGCTTCAGCAGATCGAGCACTATGGCAATCCGGCCTATGGGCTGAACGATGGTTTCCGCGCGGTTTCACGGTATTGGGACAGGATCACCCATCCCGCGCAGGTGATCCAATCGCTGCCCGCAGCCATCGCGACCATGCTGGACCCGGCAGATTGCGGCCCGGCCTTTATCGCACTGCCGCAGGATGTGCAGGGCTGGGCCTATGATTATCCCGAGGCTCTGTTCGAAGAGAAGACGCACCGCATCCGCCGTCAAACCCCGGACCCCGACGAGATCGCAGACGCAGCGGCCCTGTTGCGTGCGGCTGAGCGCCCGGTGATTATCGCAGGGGGCGGCGTGCAATATTCGCGGGCCGTGGCAGAACTCACCGCCTTTGCAGAGGCCCATGATATCCCCGTCATAGAAACCATTGCCGGTCGCGCAAACCTGCATGACACGCATCCGCTCAATATCGGACCGGTGGGCGTCACGGGGTCGGACAGCGCCAATGCCGTGGCCGAAGCGGCGGATGTCATCCTCTCCGTCGGTTCTCGGTTGCAGGACTTCACCACCGGGTCATGGACCGCCTTTGCCAAGGACGCGCGCATCGTATCTCTGAATGCCGCACGCCATGATGCAGGCAAACATATGTCGCTGCCCGTGGTCGGTGATGCAAAGCTGGGGATTGCCGCACTCGGCACCGCATTGGCAGGCTACAGAGCGCCAGAAAGCTGGACAGGGTTTGCCAAAGAAGAACGCCAGAAGTGGAACGCCTATGTGGCGGAAAACGTAAAGCCGGGCAACCGGCCAAACTCCTATGCGCAGGCAGTTGGCGTCGTCAATGCGCTCTGCGATAAACGCGACCGTGTGGTTGCCGCAGCGGGTGGTTTGCCCGCCGAAGTCACCGCAAACTGGCGCACGCTTGATATCGGCACGGTGGATGTGGAATTCGGATTTTCCTGCATGGGATACGAAATTTCCGGCGGTTGGGGCGCGCGGATCGCCCAGTCCGAAAAGGAGCCGGATCAGGACACGATCGTCTTTTGCGGGGATGGCTCCTACCTGCTGATGAATTCGGACATTTACTCGTCCGTCCTGACGCAGAAAAAGATGATCTTGCTGGTGCTCGACAACGGTGGCTTTGCCGTCATCAACAAGTTGCAGAACAACACCGGCAATCAGAGTTTCAACAACCTGTTCGAGGACACACCGACCATACCTGAAGCCTTTGCCGTGGACTTCGTGGCGCATGCGGCGTCCATGGGCGCGCACGCGATGCGCGCCGATAATGCAGCTGAATTGGGCGCGGCATTCAAGGCCGCCAAGGCAGCGGACAAGACAACGGTGATCGTGATGAATGTGGACGCCTATGACGGTTGGACCACCCAAGGCCACACGTGGTGGGAAGTCGGTACGCCCGAAGTATCCGACCACCAATCCGTGCGCGAAAAACATGCCGAAATCGAGGCCAGCCGCGCCAAACAACGTAGGGGCGTCTAG
- a CDS encoding DMT family transporter, translating to MNPNVKGASFALIAFAVFALHDVIIKVLGSSYSPIQIVFFGVVFSFPLAMLYLLRDTTSGTLLPVHPWWMAARTVAAVITGFCAFYAFSVLPLAQVYAILFAAPLLITILAIPILGEQVRWQRWLAVFIGLCGVLIVLRPGQQELALGHLAALVSAICGSFASIIVRKIGREERTVVIMLYPMMANFVVMAALLPLVYQPMPLADLGKLGVIAVLAWVAGRFLIAAYNSGEAVIVAPMQYSQILWATFYGVLFFDEVPDLPTIAGSAVIIASGLFIVLRESSAPGSERPVQRTRSRAETGTSPRVSTFLSPDRKWGRSRKKDTSKPDDL from the coding sequence ATGAACCCCAATGTGAAAGGCGCATCCTTCGCGCTGATCGCTTTCGCCGTTTTTGCGTTGCATGACGTGATCATCAAGGTGCTGGGGTCCAGCTATTCCCCGATTCAGATCGTGTTTTTCGGCGTGGTGTTCAGCTTTCCGCTGGCGATGCTTTACCTGTTGCGCGACACGACATCCGGCACATTGCTGCCGGTGCACCCGTGGTGGATGGCGGCGCGCACGGTCGCGGCAGTCATTACCGGGTTTTGCGCGTTTTACGCCTTTTCCGTACTGCCGCTTGCGCAGGTCTACGCCATTCTATTTGCCGCCCCCCTGCTGATTACAATTCTCGCCATCCCGATTCTTGGCGAACAGGTCAGATGGCAGCGCTGGCTTGCCGTCTTTATCGGGCTGTGCGGCGTTCTGATCGTGCTGCGCCCCGGGCAACAAGAGCTTGCCTTGGGCCATCTGGCGGCCTTGGTTTCTGCCATTTGCGGGTCATTCGCCTCCATCATCGTGCGCAAGATCGGGCGTGAGGAGCGCACGGTGGTGATCATGCTCTATCCGATGATGGCGAATTTTGTCGTGATGGCGGCCCTGCTGCCGCTTGTGTATCAGCCGATGCCGCTTGCCGATCTTGGAAAGCTGGGTGTCATTGCCGTGCTTGCATGGGTCGCCGGACGTTTTCTGATCGCTGCGTATAATTCGGGTGAAGCAGTCATTGTTGCCCCGATGCAGTATTCACAAATCCTGTGGGCGACATTCTACGGTGTCTTGTTCTTTGATGAGGTGCCGGATCTGCCCACGATAGCCGGTTCCGCGGTCATCATTGCCAGCGGTTTGTTTATCGTTCTGCGCGAAAGCAGCGCGCCGGGGTCCGAACGTCCCGTTCAACGCACGCGATCACGGGCCGAAACCGGCACCTCACCGAGGGTTTCCACCTTTCTGTCGCCCGACCGCAAGTGGGGCAGGTCGCGCAAAAAGGACACATCCAAGCCAGATGATCTGTAA
- a CDS encoding endonuclease/exonuclease/phosphatase family protein produces MMFLRHAARLRSGWFQKTRDLPDAYPESRGISKRALSKQENPHLGRARRRSRVRIAVSARSLLLTAAISLNAACAWSETLRVATFNTGLERKGPALLLRDIVRGEDAQIEAVASVLTTIAPDIVALQSFDYDLTGAALSAFSKVLRDVGLDYPYQFAALPNTGMRTDLDMDGNRRRAEARDAQGYGFFSGQGGMAILSKYPIVTDEVQDFSSMLWRDFPGALLPQTAAGPFPSEQAQAIQRLSTTGHWVVPVDVPGLGRVTLMTLHASPPVFDGPEDRNGKRNHDEIVFWQRYLDGSFGPAPDRQFVLLGDFNQDPVDGEGLKNAIRSLISDPRLQDVEPTSTGSAEATGDPFDTADWDDPVPGNMRVDYVFPSSDWRVQEAGVYWPSGPAGVVAQTASRHRLVWVDLAR; encoded by the coding sequence ATGATGTTTCTGCGGCATGCTGCCCGTTTGCGTTCGGGCTGGTTTCAAAAGACCCGTGATCTGCCGGATGCGTATCCGGAAAGTCGCGGGATTTCGAAACGTGCGCTGTCGAAACAAGAAAATCCGCATTTGGGCAGGGCGAGGCGCAGGTCGCGCGTTCGCATCGCAGTCAGCGCCCGCAGTTTACTTTTAACGGCTGCGATCAGCCTGAATGCTGCCTGCGCCTGGTCTGAAACCCTGCGCGTTGCCACGTTCAACACGGGGTTGGAGCGGAAAGGGCCCGCCCTTTTGCTGCGTGACATCGTCCGGGGAGAGGACGCGCAAATTGAAGCGGTGGCGTCGGTGTTGACCACAATCGCACCCGATATCGTTGCCCTGCAAAGCTTCGACTATGACCTGACCGGAGCGGCACTTTCCGCTTTCAGCAAGGTATTGCGTGATGTCGGCCTCGATTACCCTTATCAGTTTGCGGCGCTGCCGAATACGGGCATGCGCACCGACCTTGATATGGACGGAAACCGTCGCCGTGCCGAGGCGCGGGATGCGCAGGGCTATGGTTTTTTCTCGGGTCAGGGCGGCATGGCGATCCTGTCGAAATACCCGATTGTCACGGATGAGGTGCAGGACTTTTCGTCAATGCTCTGGCGGGATTTCCCAGGCGCCCTGCTGCCTCAAACGGCGGCAGGACCCTTTCCGTCCGAGCAGGCGCAAGCGATCCAGCGTTTGTCGACAACCGGGCACTGGGTTGTGCCCGTCGACGTGCCCGGGCTTGGTCGCGTGACGCTCATGACACTGCATGCCAGCCCGCCGGTGTTTGATGGGCCAGAGGATCGCAACGGCAAACGCAACCATGATGAGATTGTCTTTTGGCAGCGGTATCTGGACGGGAGTTTTGGCCCGGCACCGGATCGTCAGTTCGTCCTGCTGGGGGATTTCAATCAGGATCCTGTTGATGGCGAAGGTCTCAAGAACGCGATTCGTAGCCTTATCAGCGACCCGCGTTTGCAGGATGTCGAACCGACCAGCACCGGTAGCGCCGAAGCCACGGGCGACCCGTTCGATACCGCCGATTGGGATGACCCGGTGCCCGGCAACATGCGGGTTGATTACGTTTTTCCCTCGTCCGACTGGCGCGTGCAGGAAGCGGGGGTTTACTGGCCCTCGGGCCCGGCGGGGGTTGTGGCGCAAACCGCCAGTCGCCATCGCCTTGTCTGGGTTGATCTGGCGCGTTGA